In Haliaeetus albicilla chromosome 18, bHalAlb1.1, whole genome shotgun sequence, one genomic interval encodes:
- the RRM2 gene encoding ribonucleoside-diphosphate reductase subunit M2: MLSARAPLAARHDQPRLSPAKNLSPMKNLALSDKENTPPVLSSARVLASKAARKIFQEGDRKPVSAESPGTAPALPSRSPPLQVPWGEEEPLLRDNPRRFVIFPIQYHDIWQMYKKAEASFWTAEEVDLSKDIQHWESLKPEEKYFISHVLAFFAASDGIVNENLVERFSQEVQITEARCFYGFQIAMENIHSEMYSLLIDTYIKDSKEREFLFNAIETLPCVKKKADWAMCWIGDKKATYGERVVAFAAVEGIFFSGSFASIFWLKKRGLMPGLTFSNELISRDEGLHCDFACLMFKHLICKPSEERVKEIIMNAVLIEQEFLTEALPVKLIGMNCTLMKQYIEFVADRLMLELGFNKIYKAENPFDFMENISLEGKTNFFEKRVGEYQRMGVMSKPTDNSFTLDAEF; encoded by the exons ATGCTGTCCGCCCGCGCCCCGCTCGCCGCCCGCCACGACCAGCCCCGCCTGTCGCCCGCAAAGAACCTGTCGCCCATGAAGAACCTGGCGCTGAGCGACAAGGAGAATACG ccccccgtGCTCAGCAGCGCCCGCGTCCTGGCCAGCAAGGCGGCCCGCAAGATCTTCCAGGAGGGCGACAGGAAGCCGGTGAGTGCGGAAAGCCCGGGCACCGCGCCCGCCCt CCCGAGCCGGTCTCCGCCGCTCCAGGTGCCGTGGGGCGAGGAGGAGCCGCTGCTGCGGGACAACCCCCGCCGCTTCGTCATCTTCCCTATCCAGTACCACGACATCTGGCAGATGTACAAGAAGGCCGAGGCCTCCTTCTGGACGGCGGAGGAG GTGGACCTTTCCAAAGACATCCAGCACTGGGAGTCCCTGAAGCCTGAGGAGAAGTACTTCATTTCGCATGTTCTCGCCTTCTTTGCTGCCAGCGATGGCATTGTCAACGAAAACTTG GTGGAGCGGTTCAGTCAAGAAGTACAAATCACAGAAGCTCGCTGTTTCTATGGCTTTCAGATTGCCATGGAAAATATACATTCAGAAATGTACAGTCTTCTTATTGACACCTACATTAAAGATTCTAAAGAGAG ggaatttctttttaatgctattGAAACATTACCATGTGTTAAAAAGAAGGCTGACTGGGCCATGTGCTGGATTGGGGACAAGAAAGCAACATATG GAGAACGTGTAGTAGCTTTTGCAGCAGTGGAaggaatcttcttttctggctCTTTTGCATCAATTTTTTGGCTGAAGAAAAGGGGATTAATGCCTGGACTCACTTTTTCTAACGAACTCATCAGTAGAGATGAG GGCTTGCACTGTGATTTTGCCTGCCTCATGTTTAAGCACTTGATATGCAAACCATCAGAGGAGAGAGTAAAGGAAATCATCATGAATGCTGTTCTCATAGAACAG GAATTCTTGACGGAGGCACTGCCTGTAAAGCTGATTGGCATGAACTGCACTTTAATGAAACAGTACATAGAGTTTGTAGCAGACCGGCTTATGTTGGAACTGGGATTTAACAAG ATATACAAAGCAGAGAATCCTTTTGACTTCATGGAAAACATCTCTCTAGAAGGCAAGACCAATTTCTTTGAGAAGCGAGTAGGTGAATATCAGAGAATGGGAGTCATGTCGAAGCCCACAGACAACTCTTTCACCCTGGATGCAGAATTTTAA